The Bacillus vallismortis genome window below encodes:
- the cdsA gene encoding phosphatidate cytidylyltransferase, with the protein MVDMKQRILTGVLAAIVFLFLVIVGKLPFTILVYAMGSVALFELLRMKKLRMVSLPGLIGLLLLWMFLLPSQYSFLEADGISKVEIALFAVLLLLTYTVLVKNTFTFDEVGFITLAAIYIGMCFHYFIEIRNLDQFGLTYIFYACVVIWSTDSGAYFVGKALGKRKLWPEISPNKTVEGFAGGIVIALVLATIFQLVVHLPIPYIYLLLITLFLSIFGQLGDLVESALKRHYDVKDSGNILPGHGGILDRFDSFLFVMPFLYFLLALFS; encoded by the coding sequence TGCCGTTCACCATATTAGTTTATGCTATGGGCAGTGTAGCGCTTTTTGAACTATTACGGATGAAAAAGCTGAGAATGGTTTCACTGCCAGGTTTGATCGGTCTTTTATTATTGTGGATGTTCTTATTGCCAAGCCAGTATTCGTTTTTAGAGGCGGATGGTATTTCAAAAGTGGAAATCGCTTTGTTCGCGGTACTGCTTTTGCTGACTTACACAGTGTTGGTGAAAAACACCTTTACTTTTGATGAAGTCGGGTTTATTACGCTTGCAGCAATTTACATTGGAATGTGTTTTCATTATTTTATAGAAATCAGAAATCTTGACCAATTTGGGTTAACATACATTTTTTACGCGTGTGTTGTGATTTGGTCTACTGATTCCGGTGCATATTTTGTCGGGAAAGCGCTCGGTAAGCGAAAACTGTGGCCTGAAATCAGTCCGAATAAAACAGTGGAAGGATTCGCAGGCGGAATTGTCATCGCACTTGTACTTGCGACGATTTTTCAACTTGTTGTACATCTTCCGATCCCGTATATCTATCTGCTGTTGATCACACTGTTTTTATCCATTTTCGGACAACTTGGAGATTTAGTGGAATCCGCCTTGAAAAGACATTACGATGTTAAGGATTCTGGGAATATTCTCCCGGGTCATGGCGGTATCTTGGACCGTTTTGACAGTTTCTTGTTTGTCATGCCTTTCTTGTACTTTCTGCTTGCTCTTTTTTCATAA